Within the bacterium genome, the region GGGAATTAATTTTTAGTATATATTTGGTGTAAAAACAGTATGAATATCACAATGCCTAAAAAAATATGGGAATTTAGGATTATTAAAAAACATATAAGAGATATTAAGAAATTTTAGCAGTACCATGGAACGCAAAAAGAGGTAAAAATGGAAAAAGTAAAAGAATAAAAAATTGATATAGTAATAATGAAATTAGAATAAATTGAAAATTATTAGAAATTTATGAAATTAATTCCAGAAGAAAATTTAGAAGAATATGAGAATTCAAAAGAAATAAAAAAAGCATATAATTCTGCAATAAAAATCTATCCCCCAATTTAATGAAAATAGAAAAAACAAATTACTTTATAAAAGAGTATAAAAAACTCCCGTCAAAAGTTAAATCACTTTATAAAAAGCAAGAAGAAATATTTATTTCAAATTGGTCAAATATACTTTTGTTTACTTCTTATAATTATTCCCTTATTTTAATTCTCTAAATGAATATTTTGGGAAACTTGACGATTACAACTAAATAGTGGTATAATCTTAAAAAATTATTTATTTATGGGAAACTATATTTGTATTTTTTACAAGACAGTCAGTGGAAATTCGCCAGTAGAAGATTTTATTGAATCTTTGGATGAAGATACACAAGATAAGTTTATTTACAAAAAGGAATTACTGGAACATTTTGGTCCGCAATTACGTTGTCCGCATACAAGTGAAATTTCTGAAGGTATATTTGAGTTGCGATTTAAAGGAAAAGAGGGGCAGATTAGGATTTTGTTTTTCTTTTATTATGAGAAACAAATTATTCTGGTGCATGGGTTTGTGAAGAAAACACAGAAAACACCGAAAAA harbors:
- a CDS encoding type II toxin-antitoxin system RelE/ParE family toxin, which translates into the protein MGNYICIFYKTVSGNSPVEDFIESLDEDTQDKFIYKKELLEHFGPQLRCPHTSEISEGIFELRFKGKEGQIRILFFFYYEKQIILVHGFVKKTQKTPKKEINIAKKRKTEYYQRVKEEEKL